A window of Planctomonas sp. JC2975 genomic DNA:
GGCGGAGCATCCCTCGGCACTACCTGCGTCAGGTGTGGTGGCAGCAATACGTGCTGGGCGCCGAGCGCACGCTCTTCGTGTGGGAGCGGCACGACGGGTTCGTGCCGGTCGGCGATCCGGAGTGCAAGTGGATCGACAGGGACGAGAACGAGATCGAGGCTCTGGTCTCTCTCGCCACGCAGCTGATCGCGACCTTGGCATCCGGACGGGTCTAAGGCTGGTGCCGCCGCCGGTTGCGACCTGCGTCGTGACCCTGAACGCGGGTCAAGCCCGCAATCCGACCGCGGATGTCAGCCGTTCCCCGCGGCGGTCAGAGCCTGCTCGAAGACGAAGTCGTCCTCCCAGTTGTCACCGACCAGGAACCGCTTGGCGCCGACCTTCGTGAATCCGCTCTTGGTGTAGAAGCGCTGTGCACGCTCGTTCTCCTGGTTCACCCCGAGCCAGATCCCGGCGGCACCGCGGTCGGTGGCGGCCTCCATCGACGACAGCATCAGACGGGCCGCGACGCCCTGACCGTGATGCCCTGGCAGCACGTAGCACTTGCTGAGCTCGCTCGCGGGGCGCAGCGTGATGGCGGCGGCGACATCCGGATCGTGCGGTTCGCCGAAGACCACCATCGTGTAGCCGACGGCACGACCGTTCTGCTCGGCGACGAGGAGGACGCGATCGGGATCCGAAAGGTATTCGCGGAAGGCGTCGGGCGAGAGGTTCGCGACGACGAAGGACGCCGCATCCTCCCGCGTGGTGTGCGGAGGGCATGCGAGC
This region includes:
- a CDS encoding GNAT family N-acetyltransferase, which gives rise to MTDVTIRRAAESDADALAFLAAVTFPLACPPHTTREDAASFVVANLSPDAFREYLSDPDRVLLVAEQNGRAVGYTMVVFGEPHDPDVAAAITLRPASELSKCYVLPGHHGQGVAARLMLSSMEAATDRGAAGIWLGVNQENERAQRFYTKSGFTKVGAKRFLVGDNWEDDFVFEQALTAAGNG